Proteins from a genomic interval of Staphylococcus debuckii:
- the zwf gene encoding glucose-6-phosphate dehydrogenase, whose protein sequence is MSNKRKHIPCLITIFGATGDLSHRKLFPSLFHLYQQDNLDQHVAIIGIGRRDYSNDEFRKQVKASIQAHVKDTKHLDQFMEHVFYFKHDVSDEQSYDELLQFSNQLDSEFGLEGNRLFYLAMAPNFFGVVTDYLKSSGLTKTRGFKRLVIEKPFGSDLASAEKLNKQIRKSFKEEEIYRIDHYLGKDMVQNIEVLRFANAMFEPLWNNKYISNIQVTSSEVLGVEDRGGYYETSGALKDMVQNHMLQMVALLAMEPPISLNSADIRAEKVKVLKSLHPLGAEDVRTNFVRGQYGEGEINGQTVVGYREEDRVADDSDTPTFVSGKVMIDNFRWAGVPFYIRTGKRMKRKSIQVVVEFKEVPMNLYYEKDKHLDSNLLVINIQPNEGVSLHLNAKKNVQGIETEPVQLSYSMSAQDKMNTVDAYENLLFDCLKGDATNFTHWEELKSTWKFVDAIQEEWDQVIPEFPNYKSGTNGPLDSELLLSRDGFHWWDDIH, encoded by the coding sequence TTGAGTAATAAAAGAAAGCATATACCATGTTTGATTACAATATTTGGAGCAACCGGCGACTTAAGCCATCGCAAACTTTTTCCATCGCTCTTTCACCTATACCAACAAGATAATTTAGATCAACATGTTGCAATCATTGGTATTGGCCGACGAGATTATTCTAACGATGAATTTCGCAAACAAGTTAAAGCATCCATACAAGCTCACGTAAAAGATACAAAACATCTTGATCAATTTATGGAACATGTATTCTACTTTAAACATGATGTTAGTGATGAACAAAGTTATGACGAATTATTGCAATTCAGTAATCAATTAGATTCTGAATTCGGTTTAGAAGGCAACCGTCTTTTCTACTTAGCAATGGCTCCTAATTTCTTCGGTGTGGTTACTGATTATTTAAAATCCTCAGGATTAACTAAAACACGTGGATTTAAACGATTAGTTATTGAAAAACCTTTCGGTAGCGATTTAGCTTCAGCAGAAAAGTTAAATAAACAAATCCGTAAATCATTTAAAGAAGAAGAAATTTATCGTATCGACCATTACTTAGGTAAAGATATGGTACAAAATATAGAAGTATTAAGATTTGCAAATGCTATGTTCGAGCCATTATGGAACAATAAATATATTTCTAATATCCAAGTTACTTCCTCCGAAGTTTTAGGTGTTGAAGATCGCGGCGGTTATTATGAAACAAGTGGTGCCTTGAAAGACATGGTTCAAAACCACATGCTGCAAATGGTAGCTTTATTAGCAATGGAGCCCCCTATTAGCTTGAACAGCGCTGACATTCGTGCTGAAAAAGTCAAAGTACTTAAATCATTACATCCTCTAGGTGCTGAAGATGTACGAACTAACTTTGTTAGAGGACAGTATGGTGAAGGAGAAATCAATGGTCAGACTGTGGTGGGTTATAGAGAAGAAGATCGTGTAGCGGATGATTCTGATACCCCTACTTTCGTATCAGGTAAAGTCATGATTGATAACTTCAGATGGGCAGGCGTTCCATTTTATATTCGAACTGGTAAAAGAATGAAACGTAAATCTATTCAAGTAGTAGTTGAATTTAAAGAAGTTCCAATGAACTTATATTATGAAAAAGACAAACATTTAGATTCAAACTTGCTTGTCATTAATATTCAACCTAATGAAGGTGTCTCTTTGCATTTAAATGCTAAGAAAAATGTACAAGGTATTGAAACAGAGCCTGTTCAACTTTCTTACTCTATGAGTGCTCAAGATAAAATGAATACAGTAGACGCATATGAAAACTTATTGTTCGATTGCCTAAAAGGCGATGCAACAAACTTTACACATTGGGAAGAATTAAAATCAACATGGAAATTTGTGGATGCAATTCAAGAAGAATGGGATCAAGTGATTCCAGAATTCCCTAACTATAAATCAGGAACTAATGGACCATTGGACAGTGAGTTATTATTAAGTCGTGACGGTTTCCATTGGTGGGACGATATTCATTAA
- a CDS encoding effector binding domain-containing protein, translating into MDVIKQIQQAIVYIEDRVIEPFHLQELSDYVGLSPMHLDQSFKMIVGQSPSEYAEARKLTKAAEDVIQGSYRLVDIAKKYHYEDTNAFANAFSDYHGVSPIQAKVKEDELRMQKRLYIKITTTDAPPYTYRLETSDSYTLVGYARFVDTEDLSNPFVVADFIEDLLDSGKIKELQRYNDMSPHELFVVKCPLDNGAEIFAGVPSERYPAHLESRYLPSRQYAKFNLQGEIDFAVNEAWHYIETRLQLTLPYELNSLYVEIYPFDISFEDPFTKIQLWLPIDPDITKD; encoded by the coding sequence TTGGACGTTATCAAGCAAATTCAGCAGGCAATTGTTTATATCGAAGATCGCGTCATTGAGCCTTTCCATTTGCAAGAATTGAGTGATTACGTCGGTCTTTCTCCCATGCATCTTGATCAGTCTTTTAAAATGATTGTGGGTCAGTCTCCAAGTGAATATGCAGAAGCTAGAAAACTAACTAAGGCAGCAGAAGATGTTATTCAAGGTTCATATCGTTTAGTCGATATTGCTAAAAAATATCATTATGAAGATACAAATGCTTTTGCGAACGCTTTCAGCGACTATCATGGAGTATCGCCGATTCAAGCAAAGGTAAAAGAAGATGAATTACGCATGCAAAAACGTCTATATATAAAAATAACTACAACAGATGCTCCGCCATATACATATCGGTTAGAAACATCTGATTCCTATACATTAGTAGGCTATGCCCGCTTTGTCGATACAGAAGATTTAAGTAATCCATTTGTAGTAGCAGATTTTATTGAAGACTTGCTGGATAGCGGCAAAATTAAAGAACTCCAAAGATATAATGATATGAGTCCGCATGAATTATTTGTTGTGAAGTGTCCGTTAGATAATGGTGCTGAAATTTTTGCTGGTGTACCAAGTGAACGTTATCCGGCTCATTTAGAGAGTCGCTACTTACCTTCGAGACAATATGCTAAATTTAATTTGCAAGGAGAGATTGATTTCGCAGTAAATGAAGCATGGCACTATATAGAGACGAGATTACAATTGACTTTACCTTATGAGCTTAATAGCCTGTATGTTGAAATTTACCCTTTCGATATATCATTTGAAGATCCTTTTACTAAAATTCAGTTGTGGCTGCCGATCGATCCAGATATTACGAAAGATTAA
- the gndA gene encoding NADP-dependent phosphogluconate dehydrogenase — protein sequence MTQQIGVVGLAVMGKNLAWNIESRGYSVSVYNRSKEKTEQMVEESKGKNIHPTYSLEEFVNSLERPRKILLMVKAGPATDATIEGLLPLLDDGDILIDGGNTNYQDTIRRNKALAESGINFIGTGVSGGEVGALTGPSIMPGGQKEAYDKVSDILEAISAKAEDGAPCVTYIGPDGAGHYVKMVHNGIEYADMQLIAESYALMKDALHMSHTEIAKTFKEWNQGELDSYLIEITGEIFNKLDEDGTPLVEKVMDKAGQKGTGKWTSINALELGIPLTIITESVFARFISSMKEERVKASQQLEGPSPQFNGDKEAFLEKIRKALYMSKICSYAQGFAQMRKASEEHDWNLQLGDLAMIWREGCIIRAQFLQKIKDAYDNNADLHNLLLDPYFKEVVTNYQSALRDVVAESVVNGVPTPGFAASINYYDSYRSENLPANLIQAQRDYFGAHTYQRKDQEGTFHTHWAEEK from the coding sequence ATGACGCAACAAATAGGTGTAGTCGGCTTAGCCGTAATGGGTAAAAACTTAGCTTGGAATATTGAATCACGTGGTTATTCAGTATCAGTTTACAATCGTTCAAAAGAAAAAACAGAACAAATGGTTGAAGAATCTAAAGGTAAAAATATTCACCCCACATATTCTTTAGAAGAATTCGTCAACTCATTAGAACGTCCACGCAAAATTTTATTAATGGTTAAAGCAGGTCCTGCTACTGACGCTACTATCGAAGGTTTATTACCATTATTAGATGATGGAGATATCTTAATTGATGGTGGAAATACTAACTATCAAGATACAATTCGTCGAAATAAAGCATTAGCTGAAAGTGGAATCAATTTTATCGGTACAGGTGTTTCTGGCGGAGAAGTAGGTGCTTTAACAGGCCCTTCAATTATGCCTGGCGGACAAAAAGAAGCCTATGACAAAGTATCTGATATTTTAGAAGCAATTTCTGCTAAAGCAGAAGACGGTGCACCTTGTGTCACTTATATTGGCCCAGATGGAGCTGGTCATTATGTAAAAATGGTGCATAACGGTATTGAATATGCTGACATGCAATTAATTGCTGAAAGTTATGCATTAATGAAAGACGCTTTACACATGTCTCATACTGAAATCGCTAAAACATTCAAAGAATGGAACCAAGGTGAACTTGACAGCTATCTTATTGAAATCACTGGAGAAATCTTCAATAAATTAGATGAAGACGGCACACCATTAGTTGAAAAAGTAATGGATAAAGCTGGTCAAAAAGGAACAGGTAAATGGACTTCAATCAATGCTTTAGAATTAGGAATTCCATTAACAATAATCACTGAATCAGTATTTGCACGCTTCATTTCTTCAATGAAAGAAGAACGTGTGAAAGCTTCTCAACAATTAGAAGGACCTTCACCTCAATTTAATGGGGATAAAGAAGCCTTCTTAGAAAAAATCCGCAAAGCATTATATATGAGTAAAATCTGTTCATATGCACAAGGATTTGCTCAAATGCGTAAAGCAAGCGAAGAACACGATTGGAACTTGCAACTTGGAGACTTAGCGATGATTTGGAGAGAAGGTTGCATTATTCGTGCACAGTTCTTGCAAAAAATCAAAGATGCGTATGATAATAACGCTGATTTACACAATTTATTACTTGACCCTTACTTTAAAGAGGTCGTTACAAACTATCAATCAGCACTTCGCGATGTTGTAGCTGAAAGTGTTGTAAATGGTGTTCCAACTCCAGGATTTGCTGCAAGTATCAATTACTATGACAGCTATCGCTCAGAAAACTTACCTGCAAACTTAATCCAAGCACAACGTGATTACTTCGGTGCTCACACTTACCAACGTAAAGACCAAGAAGGTACTTTCCATACACATTGGGCTGAGGAAAAATAA
- a CDS encoding M20/M25/M40 family metallo-hydrolase, giving the protein MINQQRLLDTFLELVQIDSETGHEELIQPILKEKFQNLGLDVKEDHASEQPELGANNLVCTLPAHKEASNQIDKIYFTSHMDTVIPGINVKPIVKDDGYIYSDGTTVLGADDKAGLAAIFELIRTLKEQDIQHGQIQFVITVGEESGLLGAKALNPDLLDAQFGYAVDASAPVGTTVLGAPTQMKIAAVIHGKKAHASTPNKGVSAINIAAKAVSKMKLGQIDEETTANIGSFHGGSVTNIVADEVTLHAEARSHSPQKIKKQIQHMKEVFEETAEKYGCTADVEVEESYQGFKVSEEAEVTQIAIDSAKELQLNGNTVISGGGSDGNIINALGIPTVILGIGYENIHTAEERMEIKSLNLLAQQLINIVKIVSHAK; this is encoded by the coding sequence ATGATTAATCAACAGCGATTACTCGATACATTTTTAGAACTCGTACAAATTGATTCAGAGACGGGTCATGAAGAACTTATTCAACCAATTTTAAAAGAAAAATTTCAAAATTTAGGTCTGGACGTTAAAGAAGATCACGCCAGTGAACAACCAGAATTAGGTGCTAACAACTTGGTATGTACACTTCCAGCACATAAAGAAGCCTCTAATCAAATTGATAAAATTTATTTCACTAGCCATATGGATACTGTGATTCCTGGTATTAACGTTAAACCTATCGTTAAGGATGACGGCTATATCTATTCAGATGGTACGACTGTACTAGGTGCAGACGATAAGGCTGGATTGGCTGCAATCTTCGAGTTAATTAGAACTCTGAAAGAACAAGATATCCAACACGGTCAAATTCAATTTGTAATTACAGTAGGTGAAGAATCAGGCTTATTAGGCGCTAAAGCTTTAAATCCTGATCTATTAGATGCTCAATTCGGTTATGCAGTGGATGCAAGCGCGCCAGTAGGGACAACAGTCTTAGGAGCTCCTACTCAAATGAAAATTGCAGCAGTCATTCATGGTAAGAAGGCACATGCAAGTACACCGAACAAAGGAGTCAGTGCAATTAATATTGCTGCTAAAGCAGTCAGCAAAATGAAATTAGGACAAATCGATGAAGAGACGACTGCTAATATCGGCAGCTTTCATGGCGGTTCTGTAACGAATATTGTTGCAGATGAAGTGACACTGCATGCTGAGGCACGTTCTCATTCTCCTCAAAAAATCAAAAAACAAATTCAACATATGAAAGAAGTTTTTGAAGAAACAGCAGAAAAATACGGATGTACAGCAGACGTTGAAGTCGAAGAAAGTTATCAAGGATTTAAAGTATCTGAAGAGGCAGAAGTTACACAAATTGCTATAGATAGTGCCAAAGAACTTCAATTGAACGGTAATACAGTAATTTCTGGTGGAGGATCAGACGGAAATATTATCAATGCTTTAGGTATTCCAACTGTTATACTTGGAATCGGCTATGAGAATATTCATACTGCCGAAGAAAGAATGGAAATCAAATCATTAAATTTATTAGCACAACAACTTATTAATATTGTTAAAATCGTCAGTCATGCAAAGTAA
- a CDS encoding aromatic acid exporter family protein, whose protein sequence is MKRLNPYKIGFRTIKTAVGMALGIIIAKLIGLDNFSSSAILVVLCIKHTKVHSLQAIISRFVSCILILILGSVIFSLLGQNAIVLGLIVLLFIPLTVMLGVQEGIVTSCVILLHVFNAKVIDFHLFVNEVLLLIVGLGIAFLMNMIMPSLDNKLEEYKYKIEKQFTEIFYTFSKACFDVNYSVEVPLKEVSTEIQKAKSFAFRDVKNHYVRNENSYYHYFDMREEQLEIIERIQHILKSMESEDAILHRLGTLFAEIAKNVNSNDYTAMRLYSLYELHIELYDQALPDSKEALINRANEIQIVNELERYLQIKSQFGSLKMYHEV, encoded by the coding sequence ATGAAACGTTTAAATCCCTATAAAATAGGATTTAGAACGATTAAGACTGCTGTAGGAATGGCACTGGGAATAATTATTGCCAAATTAATTGGTTTAGATAATTTTTCTTCGAGTGCCATTTTAGTTGTTTTATGTATTAAACACACCAAAGTACATTCCCTACAAGCAATTATTTCCCGTTTTGTATCCTGTATTCTCATACTTATATTGGGTTCTGTTATCTTCAGCTTACTCGGTCAAAATGCGATTGTATTAGGTCTCATTGTACTTTTGTTTATTCCGTTAACTGTAATGTTAGGGGTACAAGAAGGGATTGTGACAAGCTGTGTAATCCTGCTGCATGTTTTCAATGCTAAAGTAATAGATTTCCATTTATTTGTGAATGAAGTATTATTATTAATTGTTGGATTAGGCATTGCATTTTTAATGAATATGATTATGCCAAGCTTAGATAATAAATTAGAGGAATATAAATATAAAATCGAAAAGCAATTCACTGAGATTTTTTATACTTTCAGCAAAGCTTGTTTCGACGTTAACTACAGTGTTGAAGTACCTTTGAAAGAAGTGTCAACAGAGATTCAAAAAGCGAAATCTTTTGCTTTCCGAGATGTTAAAAACCATTATGTCCGTAATGAAAATTCTTATTATCATTATTTCGATATGCGTGAAGAACAATTAGAAATTATTGAACGTATTCAGCATATTTTGAAGTCAATGGAGTCTGAGGATGCTATTTTACATCGTTTAGGAACACTATTTGCAGAAATAGCTAAAAACGTAAATAGCAATGACTATACGGCAATGCGTTTATATTCATTATATGAGCTACATATTGAATTATATGACCAAGCATTACCGGATAGTAAAGAAGCACTTATTAATAGAGCAAACGAAATACAAATTGTTAATGAATTAGAAAGATATTTACAAATTAAATCTCAATTCGGTTCATTGAAAATGTATCATGAAGTTTGA
- the brxB gene encoding bacilliredoxin BrxB, producing the protein MDINFDLYMNDVVKQARNEIENAGYEQLTTPEEVDSVLKQDGTTLVMVNSVCGCAGGIARPAAEHALHYDKMPDRLVSVFAGQDKEATQKARDYFEGYAPSSPSFALVKDGKIAEMIERHQIEGHDIMDVINQLQSLFEKYCEER; encoded by the coding sequence ATGGATATAAATTTCGATTTATATATGAATGATGTTGTTAAACAAGCACGTAATGAAATTGAAAATGCAGGTTACGAGCAACTTACAACACCGGAAGAAGTAGATTCAGTATTGAAACAAGACGGCACTACTTTAGTGATGGTCAACTCAGTATGCGGTTGTGCAGGCGGTATTGCACGTCCAGCTGCAGAACATGCTTTGCATTATGACAAAATGCCGGATCGTTTAGTATCAGTATTTGCTGGTCAAGACAAAGAAGCAACACAAAAAGCTCGTGACTACTTTGAAGGTTATGCGCCATCAAGTCCGTCATTTGCACTTGTAAAAGATGGTAAAATTGCTGAAATGATTGAACGTCATCAAATTGAAGGTCATGATATCATGGATGTTATTAACCAACTTCAAAGCTTATTTGAAAAATATTGCGAAGAACGCTAA
- a CDS encoding dihydrolipoamide acetyltransferase family protein has translation MEINMPKLGESVHEGTIEQWLVEVGDTIEEYEPICEVITDKVTAEVPSTEAGTITKILVEAGETIKVGTPICEIEAENTQTSAPEKENSEEKKAEAIPSKNETRKKQESNTNSTSDQPLNNGRFSPVVFKLASEHQIDLSQVQGTGFEGRVTKKDIEKVIQNPDMMLEQSNVQDQTSIEVADKPTKNETYAQNNTAANTDSIPVNGVRKQIAKNMVTSVTEIPHAWMMIEADATNLVKTRNHYKNKFKQDEGYNLTFFAFFVKAAAEALKAFPMLNSSWQGSEIKVHKDINISIAVAVEDKLFTPVIHNADEKSIKGIAREINTLAQKARNNKLTQEDLSGGTFTVNNTGTFGSVSSMGIINYPQAAILQVESIVKKPVVIDDMIAIRNMVNLCISIDHRILDGLQAGRFMNHIKERIEQYSIEHTHIY, from the coding sequence ATGGAAATCAATATGCCTAAATTAGGTGAAAGTGTACATGAAGGAACAATCGAACAATGGTTGGTTGAAGTAGGGGACACAATCGAAGAATACGAGCCGATCTGTGAAGTAATAACAGATAAAGTAACCGCAGAAGTCCCTTCAACAGAAGCAGGTACAATCACTAAAATCTTAGTAGAAGCTGGAGAGACAATCAAAGTCGGTACTCCAATTTGCGAAATAGAAGCTGAAAACACTCAAACTTCAGCTCCTGAAAAAGAAAACTCTGAAGAGAAGAAGGCCGAAGCAATACCTTCCAAAAATGAAACTCGTAAAAAACAGGAAAGTAATACTAACTCAACATCCGATCAACCGCTGAATAACGGTCGATTCTCACCTGTAGTATTTAAACTTGCATCCGAACATCAAATAGACCTTTCACAAGTTCAAGGTACAGGATTTGAAGGCAGAGTTACTAAGAAAGATATTGAAAAGGTAATTCAAAATCCAGACATGATGCTCGAACAATCAAACGTTCAAGATCAGACTTCTATTGAAGTTGCAGATAAACCAACTAAAAATGAAACATATGCTCAAAATAATACAGCAGCAAATACTGATTCTATTCCAGTCAACGGTGTCAGAAAACAAATTGCTAAGAATATGGTAACGAGCGTGACTGAAATTCCACATGCTTGGATGATGATTGAAGCCGATGCCACAAACTTAGTGAAAACACGTAATCATTATAAAAATAAATTCAAACAAGATGAAGGTTATAACCTGACATTCTTCGCTTTCTTTGTAAAAGCAGCAGCAGAGGCGCTAAAAGCCTTTCCAATGCTTAACAGTAGCTGGCAAGGTTCTGAAATCAAAGTGCATAAAGATATCAATATTTCTATCGCAGTCGCTGTTGAAGATAAGTTATTTACACCTGTAATCCATAATGCAGATGAAAAATCCATCAAAGGTATTGCACGTGAAATTAATACATTGGCACAGAAAGCCAGAAACAATAAATTAACACAAGAAGATTTAAGCGGAGGTACATTTACTGTCAACAACACTGGAACATTCGGCTCAGTATCATCAATGGGGATTATCAACTATCCTCAAGCAGCTATCTTACAAGTAGAATCGATTGTCAAAAAACCAGTTGTTATTGATGATATGATTGCCATCCGTAATATGGTTAATCTTTGTATTTCAATAGATCACCGTATACTTGATGGTTTGCAAGCGGGCAGATTTATGAATCATATCAAAGAACGTATTGAACAATATTCTATTGAGCATACTCACATTTATTAA
- a CDS encoding alpha-ketoacid dehydrogenase subunit beta: MAKLTYLSAIQQAIFQAMEKDPNVFVLGEDVGKKGGVFGVTLGLQEKFGIERVIDTPLAESNIVGTAIGASMLGKRPIAEIQFAEYILPATNQIMSEAAKTRYRSNNDWNVPLTIRAPFGGGIHGGLYHSQSIESVFASTPGLTIVIPSNPYDAKGLLLASVESDDPVLYFEHKKAYRLLKEEVPEEYYTVPLGKADVKREGSDLTVFTYGLCVNYCLQVADVLAEEGIDAEIVDLRTVYPLDKETIINRAKRTGKILLVTEDNLEGSIMSEVSAIIAENCLFDLDAPIMRLAGPDVPAMPFSPVLEDEFMMNPDKIKEKMLELARF; the protein is encoded by the coding sequence ATGGCTAAATTAACATACTTATCCGCCATTCAACAAGCCATCTTTCAAGCGATGGAAAAAGACCCGAATGTTTTTGTCTTAGGAGAAGATGTCGGTAAAAAAGGCGGCGTTTTCGGCGTCACTTTAGGATTACAAGAAAAGTTCGGCATCGAACGTGTCATCGATACACCATTAGCAGAATCCAACATTGTGGGAACAGCTATCGGTGCATCAATGCTCGGCAAACGACCTATTGCTGAGATTCAATTTGCAGAATACATCTTACCTGCGACAAACCAAATTATGAGTGAAGCAGCTAAAACACGTTATCGTTCTAATAACGATTGGAATGTACCATTAACTATCCGCGCACCGTTCGGCGGAGGCATTCATGGGGGCTTATATCACTCTCAAAGTATTGAAAGTGTCTTTGCATCAACTCCAGGGTTAACAATCGTTATCCCTTCCAACCCTTACGATGCTAAAGGTTTATTATTAGCCTCAGTCGAATCTGATGATCCAGTACTTTATTTCGAACATAAAAAAGCTTACCGCTTATTAAAAGAAGAAGTACCTGAAGAATATTACACGGTGCCATTAGGTAAAGCAGATGTGAAACGTGAAGGCAGCGACTTGACAGTATTTACTTATGGTTTATGTGTCAATTATTGTCTGCAAGTTGCAGATGTATTAGCTGAAGAGGGCATAGATGCAGAAATTGTTGATTTACGTACAGTATATCCACTTGATAAAGAAACAATTATTAATCGAGCAAAACGTACTGGAAAAATATTATTGGTAACAGAAGATAATTTAGAAGGCAGCATTATGTCAGAAGTCTCCGCTATCATTGCAGAGAACTGTCTTTTCGACTTAGATGCGCCAATTATGCGACTTGCTGGACCTGATGTCCCTGCTATGCCATTCTCTCCAGTATTAGAAGATGAATTTATGATGAACCCTGACAAAATCAAAGAAAAAATGCTTGAATTAGCGCGCTTTTAA
- a CDS encoding thiamine pyrophosphate-dependent dehydrogenase E1 component subunit alpha, which translates to MMDYQSVGLTEEDLKSMYKWMDLGRKLDERMWLLNRAGKIPFVISCQGQEAAQIGMAFAMEKGDVSAPYYRDLALITYLGITPAETMMSAFGKRGDINSAGKQMPSHYSKKEVDILSQSSPVGTQVLQGVGAALALKMDKKPNIAMATLGEGTSNQGDFHEGLNFAGVQKLPFICVIENNEYAISVPSNLQYAADKLSDRALGYGIHGERVDGNDPIAMYKAMKEARERALNGEGSTLLEAMCTRMTAHSSDDDDKYRSEETRKDLKTQDCNVKFKTHLLDLGIIDENWLTEIEKANKEIVQKATKEAEASPYPDPTETYTFVYAEGGVE; encoded by the coding sequence ATGATGGATTATCAATCTGTCGGATTAACCGAAGAAGACTTAAAATCAATGTATAAATGGATGGATTTAGGTCGTAAATTAGATGAGAGAATGTGGTTATTAAATAGAGCAGGTAAAATTCCCTTCGTCATTAGCTGTCAAGGACAAGAAGCTGCTCAAATCGGAATGGCATTTGCGATGGAAAAAGGGGATGTGTCTGCTCCTTATTATCGTGATTTAGCATTAATCACTTATTTAGGTATTACACCTGCTGAAACTATGATGTCAGCGTTCGGTAAACGCGGCGATATCAACTCAGCTGGTAAACAAATGCCTTCTCACTATAGTAAAAAAGAAGTAGATATCCTATCTCAAAGTTCACCAGTAGGTACTCAAGTACTTCAAGGAGTAGGAGCAGCGCTTGCTTTAAAAATGGATAAAAAACCTAATATCGCGATGGCAACATTAGGTGAAGGGACTTCTAACCAAGGCGATTTTCACGAAGGTTTGAATTTTGCTGGAGTACAAAAGTTACCATTTATCTGTGTCATTGAAAATAATGAATATGCCATTTCAGTACCTTCTAATTTACAATATGCAGCCGATAAATTATCAGATCGCGCTCTAGGCTACGGCATTCACGGTGAAAGAGTAGACGGCAATGATCCTATTGCAATGTATAAAGCAATGAAAGAGGCGCGTGAACGTGCACTCAATGGAGAAGGCTCTACCTTATTAGAAGCTATGTGTACCCGTATGACTGCACATTCTTCTGACGACGATGATAAATACCGCAGCGAAGAAACTCGTAAAGATTTGAAAACACAAGATTGTAACGTTAAATTCAAAACACATTTATTAGATCTTGGAATAATTGATGAAAACTGGTTAACTGAAATTGAAAAAGCTAACAAAGAAATTGTACAGAAAGCAACTAAAGAAGCTGAAGCTTCCCCTTATCCAGATCCAACCGAGACTTATACCTTTGTGTATGCAGAAGGAGGAGTGGAATAA